One genomic window of Oncorhynchus masou masou isolate Uvic2021 unplaced genomic scaffold, UVic_Omas_1.1 unplaced_scaffold_518, whole genome shotgun sequence includes the following:
- the LOC135535811 gene encoding ubiquitin carboxyl-terminal hydrolase 37-like: MELLGLPNIGNTCFLNATLQCLLVLPSFSKEILNQEQLWSSSPFSNLLRCLSDVHRSGRPDSVANQASKADLMWQVKYSLSGYDLKYLGDTQQDAHELLVDMLCQLKEEGMILKTLGMNYTCPVSQLEFQLVSVRTCTSCGRESSTREDYNHLSLDFSPERTLLSSLALTFKSEKVEFTCEGCKGLHASKVEQFHTLPLVLVLHLKRFGGPGGLEKLEAPLLFPSELRLSTLCGDMVPHLHSASPQALTSQAPSIQGSIPQTLASQVSSPPGETKDSALFCSEAEASAVSEWLLPADWRRLSFGRLRKLRAREREAPAHRA, encoded by the exons ATGGAACTTCTTGG GTTGCCTAACATTGGCAACACTTGCTTCCTTAACGCCACCCTGCAATGCCTCCTGGTCCTGCCATCCTTCTCAAAGGAAATCCTGAACCAGGAACAACTCTGgagctcctcccccttctccaacCTGCTCAG GTGTCTGTCTGATGTGCACCGTTCTGGTCGACCTGACAGTGTGGCAAACCAGGCCTCAAAAGCAGACCTCATGTGGCAGGTCAAGTACTCCTTGTCGGGATACGATTTGAAGTATCTGGGGGACACGCAACAG GACGCACACGAGTTACTTGTGGATATGCTGTGCCAGCTGAAGGAGGAGGGCATGATTCTGAAGACACTCGGGATGAACTATACCTGCCCTGTTTCCCAGCTGGAGTTCCAACTTGTGTCGGTGCGCACATGTACCAG CTGTGGGCGCGAGTCGTCTACCAGAGAGGACTACAACCACCTCTCATTGGACTTCAGCCCTGAGCGCACCTTGCTGAGCAGCCTGGCACTCACTTTCAAA AGTGAAAAGGTTGAATTCACATGTGAGGGCTGTAAAGGCCTCCACGCCTCAAAGGTGGAGCAGTTCCACACACTGCCTCT TGTGCTGGTTCTGCATCTGAAGAGGTTTGGAGGACCTGGGGGGTTGGAGAAGCTGGAGGCTCCTCTTTTGTTTCCTTCGGAGCTGAGGCTCTCCACCCTCTGTGGGGACATGGTGCCACACCTGCACAGTGCCAGCCCACAGGCCCTCACCAGCCAGGCCCCCAGCATCCAGGGGTCCATCCCCCAGACCCTCGCCAGCCAAGTCTCCAGCCCACCTGGAGAGACCAAAGACAGCGCCCTCTTCTGTTCAG AAGCAGAAGCCAGTGCAGTCAGTGAATGGTTACTACCAGCTGACTGGCGTCGTCTCTCATTTGGGAGGCTCCGCAAACTCCG GGCAAGAGAGCGGGAGGCCCCAGCACACAGGGCCTAA